The window TTCCAACGGAGTAGTCATTCCCGGAGATATTCGAACCATGGATAGAGCTGAGATATGTCAATGTACGCGCTCTGGCCAACGATATTCGGAAGTTGCCTACTCAACAAAACTGAACTGAGTTCTCTGCTGATTCCCGCCGGAGGTATTCACTCGCCTGCTCGGGCACCAACAGCCTACTCGACACCAAAGATAGCAAAATATGCAACACGAATACCACGTTCACCGCGGCGTCCCTGCGGGATCCCGCTCGAGCAACTCCTCACAACCGGCAGGTAGCCACGACCGATCCGGCACCGCGAACCGCGCTGCCTCTGGCGTCAAGACGGAGCCCGAGGCTGGCGAGAGGAACGTAGAACGGAACGAGTACCGGAAAATGGCGTCCCTTTTGAGGACTGTCGAACCGCCAGTACCTCACCTTCAGCCGGCGCCCGATGGGGGCTGTTTGCAATCGATTCCCCCAACCCCCCCCAATCAGCGAGTGTCCATGACTCCGCTTACACGGTTTTCGCGTCCGGGAGCGGGTTTCCGCAGTTCTCACAGAAGTCCTCCTGCCACGGGACCGTGGCCCTTGGGTCCCGCTCGTCGGGAGGACAGTCACATCTCACCATCGGGTGAATATCCGAATCAAATTGGAATGAAATTGGTGCCGGGTATTTAGGGCACTTTTTGTATCTCTCGGGAGAAAGTGATGCCGCGTCCACGTATCGGATACCAGTACTTGCGGGCGTCGGGGAAGATCCGCAACCCTAGTCGGCACTCGACGCCCGGCTGAGAACTCGTCGGGAGTCGCTCGTCACGTTCACCCACAGGTGGACTTCCCGATACGCTCCGTCCACACTCGGCTCCGGTGGCACTTCGCCCCTGTACAGCAGGTACGTCAACCGTAGGTCTTCACCAGCCATCGTCGGCTCCACGGAGTGGGGCTGGATCCACGTCTCGTTCTGCCCGAGCGTCGTCTCGAACGTCCGCAGGCGCTCCTCCTCGTGTATCGTCGCGTTGAACGACGGCGTCACGGTCCCGTTGGCCGAGTTCACGCGTGAGACGTTGGACGTGTACGACACGTTCTGCAACATCACCACCACGCTGTAGTTCACGGACTCGTGCTCTTGGTTCCCGATTCCGACCACCAACTCCCGAGGCTCCCCACGCGTGAACTCCGTGGGATAATCGTCCGCAACCAGGTCGCCCGTCTCGTTCTGGGTCAGCAGATACAGCTCGGAGAACGACTCGCCCTGCTTGGGCACCGCAACCGCATACCCGACACTCGACACGGCCAGCACGATACTCAACACCAGCACCACGTTCAGCACGGCGTCGGCCCGGTCATCCGGCTCGAGCATCTCCTCGCGACCGGCCGCCCACCACTCGCGATACGGCACCGCGAATCGCTCCTCCTCGGGTAACTCCCACCGACGAACAGCCCCCACGGCCACGGCCACGAGCGTGAACCCGCTCACCGAGACCATGATCGGCGCCAGCCGGATGCCCCACGGCGTGAAGTTCAGCACCAGCCCGATCAACGGTACCACGGCGATACTCAGGCCGAACGAG of the Haloglomus salinum genome contains:
- a CDS encoding DUF1616 domain-containing protein — translated: MSQRRDPWLLLPASVRRLPADLAAVSLLVGLTIVVVFAPVVRETPLRVVLGLPFVLFVPGYAFIAALFPEAGEGPDVDEDEEGDLDVEASREGGIDGIERVALSFGLSIAVVPLIGLVLNFTPWGIRLAPIMVSVSGFTLVAVAVGAVRRWELPEEERFAVPYREWWAAGREEMLEPDDRADAVLNVVLVLSIVLAVSSVGYAVAVPKQGESFSELYLLTQNETGDLVADDYPTEFTRGEPRELVVGIGNQEHESVNYSVVVMLQNVSYTSNVSRVNSANGTVTPSFNATIHEEERLRTFETTLGQNETWIQPHSVEPTMAGEDLRLTYLLYRGEVPPEPSVDGAYREVHLWVNVTSDSRRVLSRASSAD